The segment tttcttctttgactTCTCTAATGCAACAGTCTATGTCATTTTCGTCTTTTGATATCTTACCCCTTGGGAATGACCAAGAATCCGATTCGGTACCCTGTaccaataaaattttactCAGATTCTCATTAAATATGGCAGCACCTCTCACCGGTATACTCTTCTTGTACTTGGAGAATTGCTGAAGCGCTTCGTCCACTTTTATATCCCATTTCCAAACCAGAGGACATAGTTTTATAATCAATTGAGCAAATGATTTAATCTTTAAGGAGGGTAAAGTCGGATTCAtcaatttgataaaatcgGTGTAGAACCATGAGGcttcttcaaaatgaaataactCCCTCTCAACACTTGATAAATCTTCATTCGGGCAATTTATGATGAAACGTACTAATAAGTCTTCTAAAATTCTATCAACAGAAGTGACGTTCTCCAAAGCGTGTCGTAGCGGCAGCGACATTTTCTAATGCGAGGgtacttttatttttttcagatccAAAGCAGTGTTACTTAAGCAATTGATAAATAAGCAAGCTAaaggaagataaaaaaaattgtggGATCCTTTCAGAAAGATCAAtcctttgtttttcttggtTATTTTCCAGTCattcaacttttctttgaattcaaATTCGTGGTTAGTGATGGCCCAATAGTTTCTGTAGGGTAATAACATCactgaaaatatcattaaaCACGTAATAACCATTACCCTATATTACCATCGGTTGAATGGAGAAACCGATACCACACGGTCCATTGGGCCGGTGGTGTTAGTCGACGGATATATGCATCTGTCCCCTTTCCCGGCGAGCCGGCAGTCGGGCCGAGGTTCGGATAAATTTTTGCATTGTATTAGTTTCTGTCATGAGTATTACTTATGGTTCCTTTAGAGCTAATCATTAGCTCGGTACCGGCTGTTATGCAATTTATGACTTTTCTTCTACAGTGTCAGCCTTGTGACGATTATCTATGAACTTTGGATGTAGCGCATCGAGATTCGTATCTTTCATTGGATAGTAAATGGGAAGGATCGATGACCCTTATTACATTCTTTCCTATACTTAATATCCATTTAATCTATCTTCTTGAAAGTATATAAGTAACGGTAAATTTACCATACTTATGCTATTCTCATTTATCCcctaattttcttttaactTCTCGCCCTACAGTAACTAAGAATAACGGCTACTGTTTCGAAATTAAGCAAAGTAGTAAAGCACataaaagaataaagaaatggTTAAGGTTAGTTTGGATAACGTCAAATTACTGGTCGATGTTGATAAGGAGCCCTTCTTTAAGCCATCCAGTACTACAGTGGGTGATATTCTGACTAAAGATGCTCTAGAGtttattgttcttttgCACAGAACtttcaacaacaaaagaaagcagCTGTTGGAAAACAGACAAGTTGTtcagaagaaattggaCTCGGGCTCCTATCACCTGGATTTCCTGCCTGAAACAGCAAACATTAGAAACGATCCCACTTGGCAAGGCCCAATTTTGGCTCCGGGGTTAATTAATAGGTCTACGGAAATCACAGGGCCTCCATTGAGAAATATGTTGATCAACGCTCTAAATGCTCCAGTGAAAACTTATATGactgattttgaagattctGCTTCTCCTACCTGGAACAACATGGTTTACGGTCAAGTCAATCTCTACGATGCCATTAGAAACCAAATCAATTTTGACACACCAAGAAAATCCTACAAATTGAATGGGAATGTGGCTGACTTGCCTACTATTATCGTGAGACCCCGTGGGTGGCACATGGTGGAGAAGCACCTTTATGTAGATGACGAACCAATTAGCGCCTCTatctttgattttggtTTGTATTTCTACCATAATGCCAAAGAATTAATCAGATTGGGTAAAGGTCCTTACTTTTACTTACCAAAGATGGAGCACCATTTGGAAGCCAAACTATGGAATGACATATTTTGTGTAGCTCAAGATTATATCGGGATTCCAAGAGGCACAATCAGAGCCACCGTGTTGATTGAAACTTTGCCTGCTGCTTTCCAAATGGAAGAGATTGTTTATCAACTTAGACAACATTCTAGTGGGTTGAATTGTGGGCGTTGGGACTACATTTTCTCCACAATCAAGAGATTGAGAAACGACCCTAATCACATTTTGCCCAATAGAGATCAAGTAACGATGACCTCCCCTTTCATGGATGCATACGTGAAAAGATTAATCAATACTTGTCATCGGAGGGGTGTTCATGCCATGGGCGGTATGGCTGCACAAATCCCTATCAAGGACGATCCGGTAGCCAATGAAAAGGCCATGACTAAAGTCCGTAATGATAAGATTAGAGAGCTGACAAATGGCCATGATGGGTCGTGGGTTGCACACCCAGCACTGGCTCCTATTTGTAATGAAGTTTTCATTAATATGGGAACCCCAAATCAAATTTACTTTATTCCTGAAAACGTTGTTACAGCTGCGAATCTTTTAGAAACCAAGATTCCAAATGGTGAGATTACTACTGAGGGCATTGTACAAAATTTGGACATCGGGTTGCAATACATGGAAGCTTGGCTAAGAGGCTCTGGTTGCGTGCCCATTAACAATTTAATGGAAGACGCCGCCACTGCAGAAGTATCCCGTTGTCAATTATATCAATGGGTGAAACACGGCGTTACTCTAAAGGACACGGGAGAAAAAGTCACACCTGAATTAACcgaaaaaatcttgaaagagcaggttgaaaaattatccAAGGCAAGTCCATTGGGTGATAAGAACAAATTCGCGCTGGCCGCCAAGTATTTTTTGCCAGAAATCAGAGGCGAGAAATTCAGTGAATTTCTGACTACATTGTTGTACGATGAAATTGTGACCACCAAGGCCACAGCTACCGATTTGAGCAAGTTGTGATCCTCCTGATCCCTATTGTctatacatacatataaaaatatattcatGTTTATATGATTACGTATCGAGgatttaaaattttattttatattgttCCATTTAATGGCTAATAATGATTCATTTTGTcatgatttctttttgcttttgacCAGAATGCTGCTGTCACGGGCGACGGTGAAGCCATCAATCATTGTTGTGGAATTTCAAACACAATACTTGATGACTCCAAACGTGGGGCGTATATATTGTTTTGAATACAAGTCGAGAAAGTATAGTAACGCATTGTATACGTTTAAAACTTTCAGCAAAGGATAAACATTGGAATGTACACACCTATCCCTGCTAATACCCCTGCTCCCACTGCTCCAACTTCATCGATGACGTCCAACTCTTCATCCGCATCGAATGCCAACACCACTAGCAGTAGCAGCATGAACACAAGGAATAGAGCCAGTGGTAGTTCAACCAATGAACGGGCTCGTCCGTCTTCAGGTATAAGTTCGTTTTTGAATACCTTCGGAATTAGACAAAATAATCAGGCagcctcttcttctgcGGCTCCCGATCAGCGTTTGTTTGGCACTACTCCATCCAACTCCCACATGAGTGTAGCCATGGAAAGTAGTGATATGGCTCCACCACAGCAGGAACCGCGTCTACATCATCCTATACAAATGCCTCCATCGGCCCAGTTTCACGTTCATCGCAACTATCAACTCCCCATCTCCATATCTCTTACTGCCCCCACACTCACAGACCAACATCAGCATCAACACCATCAACAACAATCTTCGCAAAATTTCGAGGGCAGTAACATTGGCAACTTTCAAGAGCCCGTGAGTCAGCGGCAGCCCAACAATACTAACAATACCACAACCTCAATTATTTCTATGACACCAGCGGCTACAACGAGAAATAATACAGGATTCATAGCCGCTGGTACAGAGGGATCTACTGCCGTTATTACCAATAGTCAGGAAATGTATAAGAATTTGCGTCACTTGATATATGCTGCGAACCAGCCAAATGGAACCGAAATTTTGCATTTAGATTTACCTGCAACAAGTGCAGAGGACTCGAGCAATGTGACCAATGTAGACGAGGTTACTTTGAAGCAAAGAAAGGACAAACATGGTCTTTTTAGTATAAGACTAACCCCATTTATTGATAGCTCATCCACCACAAACCAAGGTTTATTCTTTGAACCGATTATAAGAAAGGCTGGCCCTGGATCTCAATTGGTTATTGGCCGCTATACTGAGCGTGTTCGCGATGCAATTTCTAAGATACCTGAACAATACCATCCGGTGGTATTTAAATCCAAAGTTGTGTCAAGAACACACGGTTGTTTTAAGGTGGACTCACAAGGTAACTGGTATATAAAGGATGTGAAATCCTCGAGTGGGACTTTTTTAAACCATCAAAGGCTCTCCCCCGCTTCGtctttatcaaaagatACCCTTCTTCATGATGGTGATATTTTACAGTTGGGAATGGATTTTAGAGGTGGTACGGAAGAAATTTATCGTTGTGTAAGGATGAGGATTGAGCTAAATAGGTCATGGAAGTTAAAGGCAAATTCGTTCAACAAGGAAGCTTTACAACGCTTGCAGAACTTACAGAAATTAACTACAGGTGTTGAGGAAGAAGATTGTTCGATTTGCCTGTGCAAGATCAAACCGTGCCAAGCAATTTTCATATCGCCATGCGCACATAGTTGGCACTTCCGTTGTGTGAGAAGATTGGTCATGCTCTCATACCCGCAATTTGTTTGCCCTAATTGTAGATCAAGTTGTGACTTGGAGGCTTCCTTTGAAAGtagtgatgatgaagatgaaagtgATGTAGAAAGTGAAGGTGACCAACTGGTAGATCAACTTAGCGTACTAATGGAAACTTCAAAGGATGTTGATAACCATCCTTAAGGTGAAAAGCGAAATACacagtttgaaaaaataaaaggaaaaccaaaaaaaaaaagggaaaaagcTACCAAACACCAAATCTTGTACCttcatattattatttaattATTCTCTTAGTACTTATATATTTTGCGCTGTTTACATATCTggtttattgttttcagGAATACAATACTTCCATCGTTGGCAGTTACTTTTGCTTTCTCacattaaataaaaaattacaaaataatattctGCTAGTCCTGCGTCAGTTTTCCAAGCTCTCCAATTAATCTTAATAGGACTTCTTGGGTTTGCTGTTTGCCTAGACCATACTTATATATTTCATGTCCACCATCAACTATTTTCCATTCTTGTGTCTTGTGAGAAATCTTTGTCAAATCTCTCTGCCAGTCACCCCATAATGCCGATTTCTTCACCATTTCCTTAGAGCTAACAATGCTTGTCTTGACATTTTGTAAAGACTCTGCATTGTTTGTCACGTCTCTGTAACTTAAAATTGAACTTGTGACACTTTCCAAAAACTTAGAACGCAAGAAACGTCCCTGATATTTCATATCACGCCCATATATACGCTCTTTAGAGCCATGATGAGCTAGTAACCACGAAGTCTGTAATCTCCATCCTAAACTCGACCAAATGCCTTTCCACCATAGTCTGAATTCGTTATGCCTTTCTATCTCCGAAGGCAACCAAGTCTTATCATGGTTGCGACCATCACGATCATCACCATCGTCACCATCGCCATCATCGCCATCGCCGCGGCCTGGAGGTAGCAGCCTTTGAATATAGTTCTTTAACAACAGTTCTTCATGCCACGATTCGACAAGCATCATACTGTCCACAATATCAACGTTCTTGGCAGTGAATACTCTAGTAAATAACCCGCCAAGATCATATCCGACTGTAGTGAAGGGACCCTTGATTTTTGCATCTTTGATCAATGCGTACCTTAAAGATTCGGCTACCATCGCGATAGAGATCGGAGCAGGAGGAGAATCGCTTAATCCGTACCCTGGTCTGTCGTATAGACAATATCTTTGTATTTTGTCTAAGTGGTATAGCTCTTCAATCCAAGTGGCTGAGAGATAACCAGTATCATAACCTCCATGTTCAAATAAGATGATAGgttgcttcttcttgtctttACCAACCGAATCtgtattgttttcttgatcaAATACATCACCATAGCAAGTTATATGTAATTGATAGGTCTTAGCAGCATCGACGTAATGGAATGCCTCATACGAGGGCGACTGAACAGTTATTGGTAATTTATGAGTCAATCTGTAGGTGTCTAATGTCGTCAGAAGTGTATTCAGAGTGAATAAAGCGAAGAAgatcaaaatgaaaaacttaATAGTATTTCTGAACCCAATGGACACCCATTCTGTCAAAGTATGCTTGTTCTGAACCAGTTGCGAGCGGTGGGTGGGGGCTGGTGAACTCGATCCATATTGGCCTCTGTCCCTGTTTTCGGCACTATTTGTATGGTTGTCGTTGAAGGTGGTAGTAGTAGCATCATCAATTCTGCGTTCTTCTAATGGCTCATTTATTGAATTGTTGTAAAATAAGAGATACCAATCTAATATCGctccaataaaaaatgaaaacgaaGTCCACAAATATGTAAACGTGCCCACGAATCCAATTCTTTGTCTGGTATACTTAATTAGATAAGTCAATGCCAGATTGAACAGCGTCAAAACACAAAGAGTCACATTCAAGCTGTAATCTAAAGCTGAGTACAGTCCCAGCTTGTTAAACCAGAGATTAAAAGAATTAGCAATGATCGATATGAAAATCAAAGTCAAGTCGTTGAAACTTGCATACCTATTACTGAACCcgaaaagaatattaatattgaaaaagaaatccGAAATCAACGTGGTGACCAGCCAAATAGTGTTAACTAGGATTAGGATGTTCAAAATCCATTTGGAATTATGAATAAAGATTCTATAACCCTTGcgaatttgaaataaacTATCTTTGATGAACCCGTCGGATTCAATATCACGACTCTC is part of the Saccharomyces paradoxus chromosome XIV, complete sequence genome and harbors:
- the MLS1 gene encoding malate synthase MLS1 (Malate synthase, enzyme of the glyoxylate cycle~similar to YNL117W) — its product is MVKVSLDNVKLLVDVDKEPFFKPSSTTVGDILTKDALEFIVLLHRTFNNKRKQLLENRQVVQKKLDSGSYHLDFLPETANIRNDPTWQGPILAPGLINRSTEITGPPLRNMLINALNAPVKTYMTDFEDSASPTWNNMVYGQVNLYDAIRNQINFDTPRKSYKLNGNVADLPTIIVRPRGWHMVEKHLYVDDEPISASIFDFGLYFYHNAKELIRLGKGPYFYLPKMEHHLEAKLWNDIFCVAQDYIGIPRGTIRATVLIETLPAAFQMEEIVYQLRQHSSGLNCGRWDYIFSTIKRLRNDPNHILPNRDQVTMTSPFMDAYVKRLINTCHRRGVHAMGGMAAQIPIKDDPVANEKAMTKVRNDKIRELTNGHDGSWVAHPALAPICNEVFINMGTPNQIYFIPENVVTAANLLETKIPNGEITTEGIVQNLDIGLQYMEAWLRGSGCVPINNLMEDAATAEVSRCQLYQWVKHGVTLKDTGEKVTPELTEKILKEQVEKLSKASPLGDKNKFALAAKYFLPEIRGEKFSEFLTTLLYDEIVTTKATATDLSKL
- the DMA2 gene encoding ubiquitin-conjugating protein DMA2 (Ubiquitin-protein ligase (E3)~similar to YNL116W); this encodes MYTPIPANTPAPTAPTSSMTSNSSSASNANTTSSSSMNTRNRASGSSTNERARPSSGISSFLNTFGIRQNNQAASSSAAPDQRLFGTTPSNSHMSVAMESSDMAPPQQEPRLHHPIQMPPSAQFHVHRNYQLPISISLTAPTLTDQHQHQHHQQQSSQNFEGSNIGNFQEPVSQRQPNNTNNTTTSIISMTPAATTRNNTGFIAAGTEGSTAVITNSQEMYKNLRHLIYAANQPNGTEILHLDLPATSAEDSSNVTNVDEVTLKQRKDKHGLFSIRLTPFIDSSSTTNQGLFFEPIIRKAGPGSQLVIGRYTERVRDAISKIPEQYHPVVFKSKVVSRTHGCFKVDSQGNWYIKDVKSSSGTFLNHQRLSPASSLSKDTLLHDGDILQLGMDFRGGTEEIYRCVRMRIELNRSWKLKANSFNKEALQRLQNLQKLTTGVEEEDCSICLCKIKPCQAIFISPCAHSWHFRCVRRLVMLSYPQFVCPNCRSSCDLEASFESSDDEDESDVESEGDQLVDQLSVLMETSKDVDNHP
- a CDS encoding uncharacterized protein (similar to YNL115C), encoding MNANSLDSDPARTPKQRTDIDNEHPEAQPLLNNNHRTLGGGSANDPTLNESRDIESDGFIKDSLFQIRKGYRIFIHNSKWILNILILVNTIWLVTTLISDFFFNINILFGFSNRYASFNDLTLIFISIIANSFNLWFNKLGLYSALDYSLNVTLCVLTLFNLALTYLIKYTRQRIGFVGTFTYLWTSFSFFIGAILDWYLLFYNNSINEPLEERRIDDATTTTFNDNHTNSAENRDRGQYGSSSPAPTHRSQLVQNKHTLTEWVSIGFRNTIKFFILIFFALFTLNTLLTTLDTYRLTHKLPITVQSPSYEAFHYVDAAKTYQLHITCYGDVFDQENNTDSVGKDKKKQPIILFEHGGYDTGYLSATWIEELYHLDKIQRYCLYDRPGYGLSDSPPAPISIAMVAESLRYALIKDAKIKGPFTTVGYDLGGLFTRVFTAKNVDIVDSMMLVESWHEELLLKNYIQRLLPPGRGDGDDGDGDDGDDRDGRNHDKTWLPSEIERHNEFRLWWKGIWSSLGWRLQTSWLLAHHGSKERIYGRDMKYQGRFLRSKFLESVTSSILSYRDVTNNAESLQNVKTSIVSSKEMVKKSALWGDWQRDLTKISHKTQEWKIVDGGHEIYKYGLGKQQTQEVLLRLIGELGKLTQD